In Candidatus Zixiibacteriota bacterium, one genomic interval encodes:
- a CDS encoding SpoIIE family protein phosphatase has protein sequence MDFTSLLEKVGSLEDKLIDLDVKLESKNAELIEIARVGAMITSILELDNILSAMMEISLRLLEAEVGCILSFDKGRVETRVSWGIDNSLVQMIKLEGDMDIAQWTRGTGETVIINEFPPENEIPAQITSVISAPLNCHDETIGVLVAVNKSSEDGFGDDDRAILETLVNFASVAIENSKLLQERIVKQKLEDELSLANEVQKALLPSGDYNIEGAAVSHIYFPAGHVGGDYYDIIPITSREFVVIVGDVSNKGVPAALMMTAVRSVVRHEVRSNTDVALIMNKINQTLCHDVMRRDGMFISLVLAHYDIDKMEMNISNAGHLPPLFYNPWKGEIKQLMKGGVILGQFEECEYVSEVVKLEKNDKLLMFTDGITETENVAGQMYGREGLLEFTKKNKWLDDRKFLNKLKQTIDEFSKTGAEIQFDDITSVMVSVK, from the coding sequence ATGGATTTTACCAGCTTACTTGAAAAAGTCGGTTCTCTCGAGGACAAGCTTATTGATCTGGATGTCAAGCTCGAATCCAAGAACGCCGAACTGATCGAGATCGCCCGCGTGGGGGCGATGATCACCTCCATTCTGGAACTGGATAATATACTTTCCGCTATGATGGAAATATCTCTCAGGCTCCTGGAGGCTGAGGTCGGATGTATCCTGAGCTTCGACAAGGGCAGGGTCGAAACCAGGGTCTCATGGGGAATTGATAATTCGCTGGTACAGATGATCAAGCTCGAGGGCGACATGGATATCGCCCAGTGGACACGTGGCACGGGCGAGACCGTAATTATCAATGAGTTTCCTCCCGAAAATGAAATCCCGGCCCAGATTACCTCGGTCATTTCCGCCCCGCTTAACTGCCATGATGAAACCATCGGGGTGCTGGTGGCGGTCAATAAATCCTCGGAGGATGGTTTCGGCGATGATGATCGGGCCATACTGGAAACCCTGGTAAATTTCGCCAGCGTGGCGATCGAAAATTCCAAGCTTCTGCAGGAACGGATAGTCAAGCAGAAACTGGAGGATGAGCTCTCGCTGGCCAATGAAGTCCAGAAGGCCCTGTTGCCTTCGGGAGATTACAATATCGAGGGTGCCGCGGTTTCGCATATCTATTTCCCGGCCGGCCATGTCGGGGGAGATTATTACGATATTATACCGATAACCTCCCGGGAATTTGTGGTAATTGTCGGTGATGTCTCCAACAAGGGAGTTCCGGCCGCCCTGATGATGACCGCGGTTCGTTCTGTCGTCCGCCACGAGGTACGTTCCAATACCGATGTGGCTCTGATCATGAACAAGATCAACCAGACCCTCTGCCATGATGTGATGCGCCGTGACGGGATGTTTATCAGCCTGGTTTTAGCGCATTATGATATAGATAAAATGGAAATGAATATCTCTAATGCCGGCCATCTGCCGCCTTTGTTTTACAATCCCTGGAAAGGTGAAATTAAACAGCTCATGAAGGGCGGGGTGATACTGGGGCAATTTGAAGAATGCGAGTACGTTTCGGAAGTGGTCAAACTCGAAAAAAATGACAAGCTGTTGATGTTCACGGACGGGATCACAGAGACCGAGAATGTTGCCGGACAGATGTATGGCCGGGAGGGCCTTCTGGAATTCACTAAAAAGAACAAATGGCTCGACGACAGAAAGTTTCTCAACAAGCTCAAACAAACCATCGACGAGTTTTCCAAGACGGGTGCTGAAATCCAATTCGATGATATCACCAGCGTGATGGTGTCAGTCAAGTAA
- a CDS encoding anti-sigma factor antagonist (This anti-anti-sigma factor, or anti-sigma factor antagonist, belongs to a family that includes characterized members SpoIIAA, RsbV, RsfA, and RsfB.): MEISVKEQEQYLTFNLKGRLDLTSSTELKEKVKEFLNQGKKNILLNLSKVDFINSSGLGTLVSTLKEVRMVKGRIALCCLAPYVQEIFEITQLSHIFDIYTTEDEAQQAVSQFKMAGTT, encoded by the coding sequence ATGGAAATCTCAGTCAAGGAGCAGGAACAGTATCTGACTTTCAACCTGAAGGGACGATTGGACCTGACCAGTTCGACCGAACTCAAGGAGAAAGTCAAGGAATTTTTGAACCAGGGAAAGAAGAACATACTTCTGAACCTGTCCAAAGTCGATTTCATCAACAGTTCCGGCCTGGGTACGCTGGTGTCGACTCTTAAAGAAGTTCGTATGGTCAAGGGTCGCATAGCCTTGTGTTGCCTGGCTCCGTATGTCCAGGAAATTTTCGAAATCACTCAGCTTTCACACATCTTTGACATTTACACGACCGAAGACGAAGCTCAGCAGGCAGTTAGCCAGTTCAAAATGGCAGGTACAACCTAA
- a CDS encoding response regulator has protein sequence MSTEKVLVVDDELFVRELLDEYFSKLKFSVDVAESGEAALELVSENHYQVALVDLKMTGLDGLATLKRIREIDAEVVLILMTGYPTVESSIDSIRAGVYDYIVKPFRLNELKDLVTGAIKEYEVRREMTRMKQKIDMLEAYLQQADNDFPSKFGEFQKQAQDSEKHHKKTQTAKMSVRGKMA, from the coding sequence ATGTCAACCGAAAAAGTGCTAGTAGTGGATGATGAGTTATTTGTGCGGGAACTTCTCGACGAATATTTTTCAAAGTTGAAGTTTTCCGTCGACGTCGCCGAATCAGGCGAGGCCGCGCTCGAACTCGTCAGTGAAAACCACTACCAGGTTGCGCTTGTGGATCTGAAGATGACCGGGCTGGATGGTCTGGCGACACTGAAGCGTATTCGTGAAATTGACGCCGAAGTCGTCCTGATCCTGATGACCGGTTATCCCACGGTTGAATCTTCGATTGACTCGATTCGGGCGGGAGTCTACGACTATATAGTCAAGCCGTTTCGCCTCAATGAGCTCAAGGACCTCGTGACCGGGGCTATCAAGGAGTACGAGGTGCGACGCGAGATGACCCGCATGAAACAGAAAATCGACATGCTGGAAGCCTACCTCCAGCAGGCCGACAATGACTTCCCGAGTAAGTTCGGGGAGTTTCAGAAACAAGCGCAGGATTCGGAAAAACACCACAAAAAAACGCAGACCGCCAAAATGTCGGTTCGCGGTAAAATGGCTTAA
- a CDS encoding protein-glutamate O-methyltransferase CheR, with protein sequence MLTSNPTQPTLSNEDFLAVRDFIYEKSGIWFGENKKYLIENRLAKRISELGIATYKDYFYRVKYDTSLKEFDVLMNLVTTNETSFFRNPPQLKAFSEEVLPMIIKEKKESPGSIKRLKIWSAGCSTGEEPYTLGIIALERMHSMTGWNIEIIANDISQQVLYAARKGLYQESTLRTTDQRLIDKYFTKEGNFYRVKDEVKRLVKFNHVNLNDARQVGSFNDCDAIFCRNVMIYFSDDIKRSLVKQFYKSLRAGGFFFIGHSESLHGISKSFKLEYLKNALVYKKEATRVETTQKVTNKVADSHTHTVDTLSKIRELLNKK encoded by the coding sequence ATGCTGACTTCCAATCCAACGCAGCCGACCCTTTCAAATGAGGACTTTCTGGCTGTTCGCGATTTCATATATGAGAAATCGGGTATCTGGTTCGGAGAGAACAAAAAGTATCTTATAGAGAACAGGCTGGCCAAGCGGATTTCGGAACTGGGAATCGCCACTTACAAGGATTATTTCTACCGCGTCAAGTATGATACTTCGCTGAAGGAATTCGATGTCCTGATGAACCTGGTGACGACCAATGAAACCTCGTTTTTCCGTAACCCGCCACAGCTGAAAGCCTTTTCTGAAGAAGTTCTGCCGATGATCATAAAGGAGAAAAAAGAATCTCCCGGCTCCATAAAGAGGCTGAAAATCTGGTCAGCGGGATGTTCTACCGGAGAAGAACCCTACACTCTGGGAATAATCGCCCTCGAGCGCATGCACAGCATGACCGGCTGGAATATCGAAATCATTGCCAACGATATCTCCCAGCAGGTGCTCTACGCGGCACGCAAGGGGCTCTATCAGGAATCGACACTGCGGACCACAGATCAGCGCCTGATTGACAAGTATTTTACAAAGGAAGGAAACTTCTACCGGGTAAAAGATGAGGTCAAGCGGCTGGTGAAATTTAATCACGTCAATCTCAACGATGCCCGCCAGGTCGGGTCATTCAATGATTGCGACGCGATTTTCTGCCGCAATGTCATGATATATTTCTCCGACGATATCAAGAGATCGCTGGTGAAGCAGTTTTATAAATCACTGCGCGCGGGTGGCTTTTTCTTTATCGGCCATTCCGAAAGCCTGCACGGGATCTCGAAGTCGTTTAAACTGGAATATCTCAAAAACGCCCTGGTCTACAAAAAGGAAGCGACTCGTGTCGAGACCACACAAAAAGTGACTAACAAGGTGGCAGATTCGCACACCCATACGGTCGATACGCTTTCCAAGATCAGGGAGCTTTTGAACAAGAAGTAA
- a CDS encoding response regulator, producing the protein MARILVVDDELLIRDLLYDFFSSRDHQIVLAETARKALDTLKSEEVDLILTDLKMPDLDGMEFIRQARDLSEDTPVIIMTGFPSIDSVIEALRMKVSDYITKPFNINRLFETIQRVLEEKTVVAK; encoded by the coding sequence ATGGCGCGCATACTTGTTGTCGATGATGAACTTCTGATCCGTGATTTGCTCTATGACTTCTTCTCGTCACGGGATCATCAGATCGTTCTGGCCGAAACGGCACGCAAGGCCCTGGATACGCTTAAATCAGAAGAAGTCGACCTGATTTTGACAGACCTGAAGATGCCTGATTTGGACGGTATGGAGTTTATCCGGCAGGCCCGTGATCTGAGCGAGGACACTCCGGTTATCATCATGACCGGATTCCCCTCCATCGATTCGGTTATCGAAGCTCTGCGAATGAAGGTGTCAGATTATATCACAAAACCCTTTAACATAAACAGGCTGTTTGAAACCATTCAAAGAGTATTGGAAGAAAAGACGGTTGTAGCCAAATAG
- a CDS encoding response regulator, with the protein MKQTIMIVDDSPTVLKFVSYSLKNSGFKVITASDGMDALEKISSIQEHVDMVITDLNMPNMDGYELISTLRQNERFNTTPIIILSSEEDDADRQKGSEAGASAYLTKPFKSSVLLYEVSKFLS; encoded by the coding sequence ATGAAGCAGACTATCATGATCGTGGATGATTCACCGACGGTTTTGAAGTTTGTTAGTTACAGTCTGAAAAACTCCGGGTTTAAGGTTATAACTGCTTCCGATGGGATGGACGCTCTGGAAAAGATTTCCTCCATTCAGGAGCATGTCGATATGGTCATAACCGATTTGAACATGCCGAACATGGACGGTTATGAGCTGATCTCGACATTGAGGCAGAACGAGCGCTTCAACACCACACCGATTATCATCCTCTCCTCCGAAGAGGACGATGCCGACCGCCAGAAAGGGTCGGAGGCCGGTGCCAGCGCTTACCTGACAAAGCCGTTTAAATCATCCGTGCTGTTGTACGAAGTCAGTAAATTTTTGTCCTGA
- a CDS encoding response regulator — translation MRRIIINTLKRAGFNDIAEATDGKDALAKMQVEEFNFVITDWNMPEMDGLTFVTNLRSNKEYESLPVLMVTTRSVKDDIVEAMKAGVNSYIVKPFTPETLKEKIMQVLEAK, via the coding sequence ATGCGCCGTATTATCATAAACACGCTCAAACGGGCAGGGTTCAATGATATTGCCGAGGCCACAGACGGCAAGGACGCCCTTGCGAAAATGCAGGTGGAGGAATTCAATTTTGTCATTACTGACTGGAATATGCCGGAAATGGATGGTCTTACATTCGTGACAAACCTGCGTTCCAACAAGGAATATGAATCGTTGCCGGTGCTGATGGTTACTACCAGGTCAGTCAAGGATGATATCGTCGAAGCCATGAAAGCCGGGGTAAACAGCTACATCGTCAAGCCGTTTACGCCTGAAACCCTGAAAGAAAAGATAATGCAGGTCTTAGAGGCCAAGTAG